One Purpureocillium takamizusanense chromosome 1, complete sequence genomic window carries:
- a CDS encoding uncharacterized protein (EggNog:ENOG503NVPU~COG:Q), giving the protein MMNSSSVSRTAAGPLARSSRIIALLPLLPRRQFSHCNTTRCSRRARAPITVSASASCPSAAIVFVVGASSTAAPPPPGAARLRPATAAAAAPAAGAAAACAPWSASRTALGTLLHLRTTSTRAPHHAAQTTTVRTMATSPPTEMRFKNPAVFVCDLQEKFRNAIYEFDSIVLSTTKLLNFAKALSIPIHATTQTVSKLGPTVPAVAALLPNPPLDKTKFSMLVPQLAAALAPGSRVALVGIESHICITQTALDLRDAGHVPYVLADAVSSCNRAEVIVALDRLRAEPGIVVTTTESWMYESLGDASHPAFKSLFGVVKGSVADTKRVLEALPPTSKM; this is encoded by the exons ATGATGAACAGCTCGTCCGTGTCCAGGACCGCTGCCGGCCCACTCGCGCGCTCCTCCCGTatcatcgccctcctccccttgcTCCCCCGCCGGCAGTTCTCGCACTGTAACACCACTAGATgtagccgccgcgcccgcgcccccatcaccgtctccgcctccgcctcctgcccctccgccgccatcgtcttcgtcgtcggcgcctcctccaccgccgccccgccaccccccggtgccgcccgcctccggcctgctaccgctgccgctgccgctcctgctgctggggcagcagctgcttgtGCTCCCTGGTCAGCGTCGCGGACCGCCCTCGGCACTCTTCTTCACCTTCGCACCACCTCGACACGCGCGCCTCATCACGCCGCCCAGACAACGACCGTTCGCACAATGGCTACCTCCCCGCCCACAGAAATGCGGTTCA AGAACCCCGCCGTCTT TGTCTGCGACTTGCAGGAAAAGTTCCGCAACGCCATATACGAGTTTGACAGCAT CGTCCTCTCGACCACCAAGCTCCTCAACTTCGCAAAGGCCCTCTCCATACCCATCCACGCCACCACGCAGACCGTGTCCAAGCTCGGCCCGACGgtccccgccgtcgcggccctgctgccgaACCCGCCCCTCGACAAGACCAAATTCAGCATGCTCGtgccccagctcgccgctgccctggcgCCCGGCTCCcgcgtcgcgctcgtcggcatcgagtCCCACATTTGCATCACCCAGACCGCCCTCGACCTGCGAgacgccggccatgtcccGTACGTGCTCGCAGACGCGGTCAGCAGCTGCAACCGCGCCGaggtcatcgtcgccctcgaccgcctgcgcgcggAGCCTGGCATCGTCGTAACCACCACCGAGAGCTGGATGTATGAgtccctcggcgacgcctctCACCCTGCCTTCAAGAGCCTCTTTGGCGTCGTCAAGGggtccgtcgccgacaccAAGCGAGTGCTCGAGGCTCTGCCACCCACGTCAAAGATGTGA
- a CDS encoding uncharacterized protein (TransMembrane:8 (o276-299i319-342o348-366i373-394o400-423i535-553o573-592i604-625o)~EggNog:ENOG503NV70~COG:O~MEROPS:MER0001911): MRLRHFITFRPLSVTFWTTIIYLSVSIPMLYIEEVVPAPPKVLPDGISLAEAWQDLQNITVAFHPFISHENDRVRHYFITRVKEILDRNGVSYAFEALRATATGSSYIEDIRANVTESGDYEVSSKGSAITVFDDQIANFTMTYDAGSYLSGNGNGSGSTWTAQYFEGSNIYVYIRGKQDPEGNFWNRQNLDKPSINPGMVLVNCHLDSVATSYGATDDGMACVSMLQLLSHFTTDGHQLENGIVLLFNNAEEDGLLGSRAFSSSPLHPFCRAFVNLEGVGAGGRAMLFQATDYGAAKAYSGNPHPLGSVIANDGYDSGAVMSGTDYEIFANVYGWSGLDIAFYKPRSRYHTVEDDARHTSTDSIWHMLSAALAATQNLSQRSIGGSDDRGSRRHTDKGVWFDWLGCVWVSFRLVDLFTWSTTLVIVTPLAIALTIYALVRKRAWHLRDMAWADIFRFPLALAFATTLTSASLVAVANLNPFIIYSSSYAVWAMALSSCYLGMWVVMRGCSGNSALVVQSWLFVVIWAFQVSAVVAEGELLIASLYPAAVFHLVAFLSLMVSLLEQLGLPRPKTITLRSCDTNGGEQPVVCNENEREDDDGELGADDDAPGQDCASATRPLLGDHGGPAWLKEEGLIAISYQKVASSAAAFITMFKAWLQQSCEGDDPESRNAPGWLWLLQFLILAPVHLTVVGGQDLSAVSAIAMTGVDGSSLATPFIVIGALSIVIFLPLAPFFHRITHHVPLLLLLLFVGTSIYNLSAFPFSASNRYKFIFKQVVDLDRGSNTVILSGSEEYLYQIVDSIPEANRQLGSTICQPTVERRLTDCIYDASQYVPQLENGVDLEELIKVETSVDEATAHLHVDARETRGCWLDLSRPIFNFTIQGGAGLDPRLGQNPPGGHIQHIQVWRRGWTGAWNVSLQLVEDDMESSGADLGTQAGLLHGHPDPGELRLRGEAKREYSYRPLEVTARCVWGDANEPKTIPALRRVEQYMPPWAIATRRGFGLVEVQRTYKVV; encoded by the exons ATGAGGCTGCGTCACTTCATTACTTTCCGACCTCTCTCGGTCACGTTTTGGACAACCATTATATACCTCAGTGTTTCAATTCCAATGCTGTACATAGAAGAAGTGGTTCCAGCACCACCGAAGGTTCTTCCGGATGGCATCAGTTTAGCGGAGGCCTGGCAGGACTTACAGAACATCACGGTTGCAttccatccattcatcaGCCACGAAAATGATCGAGTGCGGCATTACTTTATCACTCGAGTGAAGGAAATTTTGGACCGAAATGGAGTATCCTATGCATTTGAAGCGCTgcgcgcgacggccaccGGAAGCTCATACATTGAAGACAT TCGTGCGAACGTGACAGAAAGCGGCGACTATGAGGTGTCCTCCAAGGGCTCCGCCATCACCGTATTTGATGACCAGATTGCCAACTTTACAATGACATATGACGCCGGATCCTACTTGAGCGGCAATGGCAACGGTTCCGGCTCGACATGGACCGCACAGTACTTTGAAGGTAGCAACATCTATGTCTATATACGCGGAAAGCAGGATCCGGAGGGCAACTTCTGGAATCGTCAGAACCTCGACAAGCCTTCCATTAACCCTGGCATGGTTCTCGTCAATTGCCACTTAGATTC AGTGGCAACGAGCTACGGAGCGACAGATGACGGTATGGCATGCGTCTCTATGCTGCAATTGCTTAGCCACTTTACAACCGACGGCCACCAACTAGAGAATGGGATTGTGCTCTTGTTTAACAatgccgaggaggatggacTACTAGGATCGCGCGccttcagcagcagccccctACATCCATTTTGCCGTGCATTCGTGAATCTTGAAGGAGttggggccggcggccgtgcgaTGCTCTTTCAAGCAACAGACTATGGAGCAGCCAAGGCTTACTCGGGAAACCCTCACCCACTGGGCTCTGTCATTGCTAATGATGGTTACGACAGTGGAGCTGTCATGAGTGGCACTGATTACGAAATATTCGCAAATGTCTATGGTTGGAGTGGATTAGACATTGCGTTCTACAAGCCTCGATCGCGCTACCACACagtcgaagacgacgcgcGACATACCTCGACGGACAGCATTTGGCACATGCTCTCAGCTGCCTTGGCAGCAACTCAGAACCTGTCCCAAAGATCGATTGGGGGCTCTGATGATCGAGGGAGCAGACGGCACACTGACAAGGGAGTCTGGTTCGACTGGCTCGGCTGCGTCTGGGTCAGTTTCCGACTCGTCGATCTCTTTACGTGGTCGACCACTTTGGTGATTGTGACACCTCTGGCTATTGCACTCACCATATACGCACTTGTTAGAAAACGAGCGTGGCATCTTCGAGACATGGCCTGGGCTGACATCTTTCGCTTTCCACTGGCACTTGCATTTGCCACAACCTTGACCAGTGCTTCATTGGTTGCAGTGGCTAACCTCAACCCATTCATAATTTACAGTAGCAGCTACGCCGT ATGGGCCATGGCGCTGTCATCATGCTATCTCGGCATGTGGGTTGTCATGCGCGGATGCTCCGGCAATTCTGCGCTCGTTGTGCAGTCATGGCTATTCGTCGTGATATGGGCATTCCAGGTGTCTGCCGTGGTGGCCGAAGGCGAGCTGCTAATTGCGTCACTCTATCCGGCCGCTGTTTTTCACTTGGTAGCTTTCCTGTCATTGATGGTTTCCCTGCTAGAGCAGCTTGGATTACCACGACCGAAAACGATCACCCTAAGATCATGCGACACAAATGGTGGTGAACAGCCCGTCGTTTGCAATGAGAACGAGCgagaggatgacgatggcgaatTGGgagccgacgatgatgccccTGGTCAGGATTGTGCGTCTGCCACGAGGCCGCTGCTTGGAGATCACGGAGGCCCTGCCTGGCTGAAAGAGGAGGGCCTCATTGCCATCAGCTATCAAAAAGTCGCTTCGAGCGCGGCCGCCTTTATCACAATGTTCAAAGCCTGGCTGCAGCAGTCCTGTGAGGGAGACGACCCGGAGTCGAGAAACGCCCCGGGGTGGCTATGGCTTCTGCAGTTCCTCATCCTGGCTCCGGTTCATCTTACTGTCGTCGGAGGCCAAGACCTATCAGCTGTGTCAGCAATAGCCATGACTGGAGTCGATGGCAGTAGCCTCGCGACCCCATTTATAGTCATTGGCGCCCTCAGTATTGTCATATTCCTTCCACTCGCACCGTTCTTCCATCGCATAACGCACCATGTGCCTCttctgctcctgctcctcttcgtcggcaCTTCGATTTATAACTTGAGCGCGTTTCCATTTTCCGCAAGCAACCGCTACAAGTTTATTTTCAAGCAGGTGGTCGACCTGGACAGGGGCAGCAATACGGTTATTCTCTCGGGCAGTGAAGAGTATCTCTACCAGATAGTTGACTCAATTCCGGAAGCAAACAGACAACTCGGATCGACCATATGCCAGCCGACAGTAGAGCGACGCCTCACAGACTGCATCTATGACGCATCTCAGTACGTGCCTCAGCTTGAGAACGGTGTGGATCTTGAGGAGTTGATCAAGGTGGAGACGTCAGTGGATGAAGCGACCGCGCATCTACACGTTGACGCCCGGGAAACGAGAGGCTGCTGGCTAGATCTCTCACGGCCGATCTTCAACTTCACCATTCAGGGCGGGGCCGGGCTAGATCCGCGACTCGGCCAGAACCCTCCCGGGGGACACATACAGCACATCCAagtctggcggcgggggtggaCGGGTGCCTGGAACGTGAGCCTGCAGCTCGTTGAAGACGACATGGAGTCTTCAGGTGCAGATTTGGGAACACAGGCAGGGTTATTGCACGGCCACCCGGATCCGGGAGAGCTGAGGctccgaggcgaggcgaaaAGGGAATATTCATATCGACCTTTGGAGGTGACTGCAAGGTGTGTCTGGGGAGACGCAAACGAACCGAAGACGATACCAGCGTTGCGTCGCGTCGAGCAGTATatgccgccgtgggcgatTGCCACCAGGAGAGGGTTTGGTCTTGTGGAAGTACAGAGGACTTACAAGGTCGTATGA
- a CDS encoding uncharacterized protein (EggNog:ENOG503NV70~TransMembrane:9 (i12-32o417-440i460-483o489-507i514-535o541-564i676-694o714-733i745-766o)~MEROPS:MER0001911~COG:O), translating to MTYDAGSYLSGNGNGSGSTWTAQYFEGSNIYVYIRGKQDPEGNFWNRQNLDKPSINPGMVLVNCHLDSVATSYGATDDGMACVSMLQLLSHFTTDGHQLENGIVLLFNNAEEDGLLGSRAFSSSPLHPFCRAFVNLEGVGAGGRAMLFQATDYGAAKAYSGNPHPLGSVIANDGYDSGAVMSGTDYEIFANVYGWSGLDIAFYKPRSRYHTVEDDARHTSTDSIWHMLSAALAATQNLSQRSIGGSDDRGSRRHTDKGVWFDWLGCVWVSFRLVDLFTWSTTLVIVTPLAIALTIYALVRKRAWHLRDMAWADIFRFPLALAFATTLTSASLVAVANLNPFIIYSSSYAVWAMALSSCYLGMWVVMRGCSGNSALVVQSWLFVVIWAFQVSAVVAEGELLIASLYPAAVFHLVAFLSLMVSLLEQLGLPRPKTITLRSCDTNGGEQPVVCNENEREDDDGELGADDDAPGQDCASATRPLLGDHGGPAWLKEEGLIAISYQKVASSAAAFITMFKAWLQQSCEGDDPESRNAPGWLWLLQFLILAPVHLTVVGGQDLSAVSAIAMTGVDGSSLATPFIVIGALSIVIFLPLAPFFHRITHHVPLLLLLLFVGTSIYNLSAFPFSASNRYKFIFKQVVDLDRGSNTVILSGSEEYLYQIVDSIPEANRQLGSTICQPTVERRLTDCIYDASQYVPQLENGVDLEELIKVETSVDEATAHLHVDARETRGCWLDLSRPIFNFTIQGGAGLDPRLGQNPPGGHIQHIQVWRRGWTGAWNVSLQLVEDDMESSGADLGTQAGLLHGHPDPGELRLRGEAKREYSYRPLEVTARCVWGDANEPKTIPALRRVEQYMPPWAIATRRGFGLVEVQRTYKVV from the exons ATGACATATGACGCCGGATCCTACTTGAGCGGCAATGGCAACGGTTCCGGCTCGACATGGACCGCACAGTACTTTGAAGGTAGCAACATCTATGTCTATATACGCGGAAAGCAGGATCCGGAGGGCAACTTCTGGAATCGTCAGAACCTCGACAAGCCTTCCATTAACCCTGGCATGGTTCTCGTCAATTGCCACTTAGATTC AGTGGCAACGAGCTACGGAGCGACAGATGACGGTATGGCATGCGTCTCTATGCTGCAATTGCTTAGCCACTTTACAACCGACGGCCACCAACTAGAGAATGGGATTGTGCTCTTGTTTAACAatgccgaggaggatggacTACTAGGATCGCGCGccttcagcagcagccccctACATCCATTTTGCCGTGCATTCGTGAATCTTGAAGGAGttggggccggcggccgtgcgaTGCTCTTTCAAGCAACAGACTATGGAGCAGCCAAGGCTTACTCGGGAAACCCTCACCCACTGGGCTCTGTCATTGCTAATGATGGTTACGACAGTGGAGCTGTCATGAGTGGCACTGATTACGAAATATTCGCAAATGTCTATGGTTGGAGTGGATTAGACATTGCGTTCTACAAGCCTCGATCGCGCTACCACACagtcgaagacgacgcgcGACATACCTCGACGGACAGCATTTGGCACATGCTCTCAGCTGCCTTGGCAGCAACTCAGAACCTGTCCCAAAGATCGATTGGGGGCTCTGATGATCGAGGGAGCAGACGGCACACTGACAAGGGAGTCTGGTTCGACTGGCTCGGCTGCGTCTGGGTCAGTTTCCGACTCGTCGATCTCTTTACGTGGTCGACCACTTTGGTGATTGTGACACCTCTGGCTATTGCACTCACCATATACGCACTTGTTAGAAAACGAGCGTGGCATCTTCGAGACATGGCCTGGGCTGACATCTTTCGCTTTCCACTGGCACTTGCATTTGCCACAACCTTGACCAGTGCTTCATTGGTTGCAGTGGCTAACCTCAACCCATTCATAATTTACAGTAGCAGCTACGCCGT ATGGGCCATGGCGCTGTCATCATGCTATCTCGGCATGTGGGTTGTCATGCGCGGATGCTCCGGCAATTCTGCGCTCGTTGTGCAGTCATGGCTATTCGTCGTGATATGGGCATTCCAGGTGTCTGCCGTGGTGGCCGAAGGCGAGCTGCTAATTGCGTCACTCTATCCGGCCGCTGTTTTTCACTTGGTAGCTTTCCTGTCATTGATGGTTTCCCTGCTAGAGCAGCTTGGATTACCACGACCGAAAACGATCACCCTAAGATCATGCGACACAAATGGTGGTGAACAGCCCGTCGTTTGCAATGAGAACGAGCgagaggatgacgatggcgaatTGGgagccgacgatgatgccccTGGTCAGGATTGTGCGTCTGCCACGAGGCCGCTGCTTGGAGATCACGGAGGCCCTGCCTGGCTGAAAGAGGAGGGCCTCATTGCCATCAGCTATCAAAAAGTCGCTTCGAGCGCGGCCGCCTTTATCACAATGTTCAAAGCCTGGCTGCAGCAGTCCTGTGAGGGAGACGACCCGGAGTCGAGAAACGCCCCGGGGTGGCTATGGCTTCTGCAGTTCCTCATCCTGGCTCCGGTTCATCTTACTGTCGTCGGAGGCCAAGACCTATCAGCTGTGTCAGCAATAGCCATGACTGGAGTCGATGGCAGTAGCCTCGCGACCCCATTTATAGTCATTGGCGCCCTCAGTATTGTCATATTCCTTCCACTCGCACCGTTCTTCCATCGCATAACGCACCATGTGCCTCttctgctcctgctcctcttcgtcggcaCTTCGATTTATAACTTGAGCGCGTTTCCATTTTCCGCAAGCAACCGCTACAAGTTTATTTTCAAGCAGGTGGTCGACCTGGACAGGGGCAGCAATACGGTTATTCTCTCGGGCAGTGAAGAGTATCTCTACCAGATAGTTGACTCAATTCCGGAAGCAAACAGACAACTCGGATCGACCATATGCCAGCCGACAGTAGAGCGACGCCTCACAGACTGCATCTATGACGCATCTCAGTACGTGCCTCAGCTTGAGAACGGTGTGGATCTTGAGGAGTTGATCAAGGTGGAGACGTCAGTGGATGAAGCGACCGCGCATCTACACGTTGACGCCCGGGAAACGAGAGGCTGCTGGCTAGATCTCTCACGGCCGATCTTCAACTTCACCATTCAGGGCGGGGCCGGGCTAGATCCGCGACTCGGCCAGAACCCTCCCGGGGGACACATACAGCACATCCAagtctggcggcgggggtggaCGGGTGCCTGGAACGTGAGCCTGCAGCTCGTTGAAGACGACATGGAGTCTTCAGGTGCAGATTTGGGAACACAGGCAGGGTTATTGCACGGCCACCCGGATCCGGGAGAGCTGAGGctccgaggcgaggcgaaaAGGGAATATTCATATCGACCTTTGGAGGTGACTGCAAGGTGTGTCTGGGGAGACGCAAACGAACCGAAGACGATACCAGCGTTGCGTCGCGTCGAGCAGTATatgccgccgtgggcgatTGCCACCAGGAGAGGGTTTGGTCTTGTGGAAGTACAGAGGACTTACAAGGTCGTATGA
- a CDS encoding uncharacterized protein (COG:I~EggNog:ENOG503P22Z) codes for MAFPYPQLVLFGDSLLQHSAETLDGFSLQSALQTRCLRRLDVINRGFSGWNTANAIKFIDQIFPKPSDASPRIKFLVVLLGANDAVIPLPTTTQHVPLEQYKKNLDAIVNHPHILAHDPKILLVTPPPVDEIRLKELNLAEGHPCAVRTSAISASYSETARQVARDNPHVVSIDLWTAIMDKAIALTPDEYTEGGPLLGTPDNGNRGGLATLLPDGLHMNGDAYRVLYGLLKPHIGEEWVSLPVEDRTGYLFPDWRELAG; via the exons ATGGCT TTCCCGTATCCCCAGCTGGTCCTCTTTGGCGACTCATTGTTACAGCACTCAGCCGAGACCCTTGACGGCTTCTCGCTTCAATCCGCGCTTCAGACCC GTTGCCTGAGACGTCTCGACGTCATCAACCGCGGCTTCTCAGGATGGAACACGGCCAACGCGATCAAGTTCATCGACCAGATCTTCCCCAAGCCTAGCGATGCCTCTCCGCGCATCAAGTTCCTG gtcgtcctgctcggcgccaacgacgccgtgaTCCCGCTGCCGACCACGACGCAACACGTGCCCCTTGAGCAGTATAAGAagaacctcgacgccatTGTGAACCACCCGCACATTCTGGCGCACGACCCCAAGATCCTGCTGGtaacgccgccgcccgtggacGAGATCCggctcaaggagctcaacTTGGCGGAGGGTCACCCCTGCGCCGTCCGAACGTCGGCAATCAGTGCCTCGTATTCGGAGACGGCCCGCCAAGTCGCGCGGGACAACCCGCACGTCGTCTCGATCGATCTATGGACGGCCATCATGGACAAGGCCATCGCTCTGACGCCCGACGAGTACACCGAGGGCGGGCCCCTTCTGGGCACGCCTGACAACGGCAACcggggcgggctggccaCGCTGCTTCCCGACGGCCTTCACATGAACGGCGATGCGTACCGGGTCCTCTACGGCCTCTTGAAGCCGCACATCGGTGAAGAGTGGGTAAGCCTGCCAGTTGAGGACCGCACCGGCTACCTGTTCCCAGACTGGCGGGAGCTGGCAGGCTAA
- a CDS encoding uncharacterized protein (EggNog:ENOG503P5CU), which yields MIQNPTAPTHASVAARACLLLHPQSPKVSLMPGTNQFRVRHARSSGDDAQFIVGAFDSTIPYLASIGAGGMWGEEPFSAKDGFEAETIESIQKSERDDEPLRVFIAEVDVGAAAAPQGTAQPPVRVGSAMIREDSLPSYITEREEMKPEVDGARDFLFLEVVISDYRTGSLHKGAGAALIEAIKSYGRDRNKRTLYVDCWAGNDAKLSRYYEKLGFTRVGDFSFGRASGAIWPGTFFRMDL from the exons ATGATA CAGAACCCAACCGCTCCCACTCACGCGTCGGTCGCGGCAAGGGCCTGCCTTCTCCTCCATCCTCAATCACCAAAAGTGTCCCTCATGCCTGGAACCAACCAATTTCGTGTTCGCCACGCGAGGtcgagcggcgacgatgcccagTTCATCGTGGGCGCGTTCGACTCGACAATCCCGTACCTTGCGTCcatcggcgctggcgggatGTGGGGAGAAGAGCCCTTTTCCGCCAAAGACGGTTTCGAAGCAGAAACGATTGAATCGATCCAGAAAtcggagcgcgacgacgagccgctgcgggtcttcatcgccgaggtcgatgtcggtgccgccgcggcgccgcaagGCACGGCGCAGCCCCCCGTGCGCGTCGGCTCGGCCATGATACGCGAAGACTCGCTGCCGTCGTACATTACGGAGCGAGAAGAGATGAAGCCCGAGGTGGACGGGGCGAGGGACTTTCTcttcctcgaggtcgtcatCTCGGACTACCGGACGGGCTCGCTCCACAAGggagccggggcggcgctgaTTGAGGCTATCAAGAGCTACGGGCGGGACAGGAACAAGCGCACCCTGTATGTGGATTGCTGGGCTGGCAACGACGCCAAGCTGAGCAG GTACTACGAAAAGCTGGGGTTCACCAGGGTGGGAGACTTTTCGTTTGGCAGAGCCAGCGGAGCGATTTGGCCAGGCACCTTTTTCCGCATGGACCTGTAG
- a CDS encoding uncharacterized protein (EggNog:ENOG503NX4C): MDPRFPVSREELYNLQMEVKQVQYTQTNHAERILRLEKRNADDSALKSVWNSPFPGVLGGTPQQGPVQIPHNDMFEDLDEQGEQLLGSLHLGPAEEEPVRRGAASRANSVRFDESALHGSSWGGQSNRHSGEFGPIRPGSGLMMERTLSHKSDGRHSSAGHSVHSHHSVASGRASSLGLDINLDDDDDSSFDIPAPPVSLYVLGTVPSIIRCWLTTHYAHDTLLYADVCTGSQKSIVDYSLLKELDLLDELDRDMNGVCHARLNVYLAEAVVTQHNSRNGRPGGSVPSMTVLFEVVGSENATQSAEQKRIRIYIGSDALRAHSADVLLSQNKMALYGSERDRLQVPFVRPEDENMFRHICTASMAPEKPRLNANATPFVAGDGHPVPSEAVRNGSRAARQEVIARPRSSAGDSHADPHKPVMASGTSDAGGDSDKIGRDAAEATDSEHGGKDGSNTSETSRRESSTSSGIWGSWRQGAGAGPDGSHREAGLLSGYQPAARSSRNMKVLKSLKSSSTSARTGASYEPPLPPKSVDARRKGQGSISSDVANPANGTARWDAKRTVNSGADAKSQASNRDSSRNSATLPRSANPVGVASAFSWMTPSTKPAQSKSSAETGQ; the protein is encoded by the exons ATGGATCCGCGATTTCCAGTCTCTCGCGAAGAACTTTACAACCTGCAAATGGAAGTGAAGCAAGTCCAGTACACGCAGACCAACCATGCAGAGCGGATACTGCGACTCGAGAAGCGAAATGCGGACGACTCGGCGTTGAAGTCGGTGTGGAACTCGCCATTTCCCGGCGTGCTTGGAGGTACTCCTCAGCAAG GGCCCGTGCAAATCCCGCACAATGACATGTTTGAGGACCTGGACGAGCAaggcgagcagctgctcggcTCCCTGCACCTGGGCcccgcggaggaggagcctgtccggcgcggcgcggcctcgcgggcaaATAGTGTTCGTTTCGACGAGAGCGCCCTCCACGGCTCGAGCTGGGGCGGGCAGAGCAACCGGCACTCGGGCGAATTTGGACCCATTCGTCCAGGTAGCGGCCTCATGATGGAGCGCACCCTTTCCCACAAGTCAGACGGCAGGCACAGCTCAGCGGGACATTCAGTGCATTCCCATCATTCTGTTGCCTCGGGCCGTGCGAGCAGTCTCGGCCTGGACATCAacctggacgacgacgacgactcttCATTTGATatccccgcgccgccagtgTCGCTCTATGTCCTGGGAACCGTCCCGTCCATCATTCGCTGCTGGCTGACGACCCACTACGCGCACGACACTCTGCTGTATGCCGATGTATGCACGGGGTCGCAAAAGTCAATTGTCGATTACTCGCTCTTGAAGGAGTTAGACCTGTTGGACGAATTGGACCGCGACATGAACGGCGTCTGTCACGCCAGACTGAACGTTTATCTAGCTGAAGCAGTCGTCACGCAGCACAACAGCAGGAATGGCCGGCCCGGAGGCTCGGTCCCATCCATGACAGTGCTTttcgaggtcgtcggcagcgagaATGCGACCCAGTCGGCGGAACAGAAGCGAATCCGCATCTACATTGGCAGCGATGCCCTTCGAGCTCACTCGGCCGACGTCTTACTGTCCCAGAACAAGATGGCCCTCTACGGGAGCGAGCGCGATCGCCTGCAGGTGCCATTCGTGCGCCCGGAAGACGAAAACATGTTTCGCCACATCTGCACCGCAAGCATGGCGCCGGAGAAGCCTAGgctcaacgccaacgccacACCGTttgtcgcgggcgacggccaccCGGTACCCAGTGAAGCAGTGCGCAAcggctcgcgcgcggcgcgtcaAGAAGTGATTGCGCGCCCGCGGTCCTCGGCGGGTGATTCCCATGCCGACCCTCACAAGCCCGTCATGGCCAGCGGGACATctgacgcaggcggcgacagcgacaaGATAGGACGAGATGCTGCCGAAGCCACGGACTCGGAACACGGGGGCAAGGATGGATCGAACACATCGGAGACGTCTCGTCGCGAGTCCTCCACGTCGTCAGGAATTTGGGGATCctggcggcaaggcgctggcgccggaCCGGATGGCTCGCATCGAGAGGCCGGTCTCCTCAGCGGATAtcagcccgccgcgcgcagcagTCGCAATATGAAGGTCCTCAAGTCCCTCAAGTCAAGTTCCACCTCGGCCAGGACCGGGGCTTCATATGAGCCCCCTTTGCCCCCCAAGTCCGTCGACGCGCGTCGCAAGGGCCAGGGCAGCATCAGCAGTGATGTCGCAAACCCCGCGAACGGGACGGCCCGATGGGATGCGAAGCGCACTGTCAACTCTGGCGCAGACGCCAAGAGCCAGGCCAGCAATCGAGATTCTAGCCGAAACTCTGCGACGCTGCCAAGATCAGCGAACCCCGTTGgcgtggcctcggccttttcATggatgacgccctcgacaaAGCCGGCGCAGTCAAAGTCTTCGGCGGAAACCGGACAGTGA
- a CDS encoding uncharacterized protein (SECRETED:SignalP(1-20~SECRETED:cutsite=TLA-GP~SECRETED:prob=0.8865)), whose translation MHISQAGVLLTAMLASTTLAGPTPGQKASTATTTSYTVSCSGRMPNPKIMLTGLCFEPQSSCVGSTYHAAQSAERVCEKCSCVPNA comes from the coding sequence atGCACATCTCGCAAGCTGGCGTACTGCTCACGGCGATgctcgcctcgacgacgctggccggCCCTACGCCAGGACAAAaggcttcgacggcgacgacgacgtcctaCACGGTCTCATGCTCGGGGCGGATGCCGAACCCCAAGATTATGCTTACGGGGCTATGCTTCGAGCCCCAGTCCTCGTGCGTGGGTAGCACATACCACGCTGCTCAGTCGGCGGAGAGGGTGTGCGAAAAGTGCTCGTGTGTGCCGAATGCGTAA